One Blattabacterium cuenoti genomic window carries:
- the alaS gene encoding alanine--tRNA ligase, giving the protein MKYKFIKDTFLNFFKKKEHKIIPSYPIYSKNDPSLFFVNAGMNPFKDYFLGHVKPEYTRIANVQKCLRITGKHNDLENVGYDNYHHTMFEMLGNWSFGDYSRKETIEWALELLIEVYNIPNKNIYVSVFSGDQEDKLSMDKETFKYWRTLIDEKNILFFGKKDNFWEMGLTGPCGPCSEIHIDLRNDKEKQVLPGKYLINKKHPEVIEIWNLVFIEFIRKSNGTLEKLSKKHVDTGMGLERLCMVLQGKVSSYETDIFYPIIQDIKDYLGNIYHEKDFDQKVSLRIIADHLRAIVFSISDGQLPSNNGAGYVIRKILRRSVVCARRFFNQKEPFIYKFVNSLVREMKSSFPELENKKKYIQDIINEEELSFLNIIEIGSKKVQHIINKHKEKKEKIIDGKKIFKLHDTYGFPIKLSKILVEKSNLSIDEKSFQKKLLEQKKRSKKENNSMIKKDWIKIHDDFHVNQNFVGYNCMECDIYILKYREVENKLKKIHYYELVFSQTPFYPEGGGQLGDVGIIKNKFEKIDVLDTQIENSIIIHHVKILPSNIFSSFKAIINKNRRSKIEKNHTSTHLLHFSLKKVLGDHIQQKGSYVGDDYLRFDFSHYKKITHQELNKIENLVQELIFYDLLLEIKTFHSLQEAKKNISFSGINEIFQDKYKQKVRVITFGESSELCIGTHVKRTGLIHVFEILSESSISHGIRRIKAITDEKAVKHLKYIRDQYQSLKKIMKCPESPIKSLLILKKSNEKLKQEISEVNLQKIKILKKEYSLKAIQLSSSIKYICEIDPHEEKEINIMRKVVLDLRHEINNLFIIIGFTKNKKAIIFISISDFVIKNNNVHAHKIICNMAGYIHGKHWGDSSFATAIGSRKEGLNLILKDAIAYKESLKS; this is encoded by the coding sequence ATGAAATATAAATTTATAAAAGACACTTTTCTCAATTTTTTTAAAAAAAAAGAACATAAAATCATTCCTTCCTATCCTATTTATTCAAAAAATGATCCTTCTCTTTTTTTTGTTAATGCGGGAATGAATCCTTTTAAAGACTATTTCTTGGGACATGTAAAACCTGAATATACTAGAATTGCGAATGTTCAAAAATGTCTTAGAATAACTGGAAAACATAATGATTTAGAAAATGTTGGATATGATAATTATCATCATACGATGTTCGAAATGTTAGGAAATTGGTCTTTTGGAGATTATTCTAGGAAAGAAACCATAGAATGGGCTTTAGAATTATTAATCGAAGTATATAATATTCCCAATAAAAATATTTATGTATCTGTTTTTTCTGGAGATCAAGAAGATAAACTATCTATGGATAAAGAAACTTTCAAATATTGGAGAACTTTAATTGATGAAAAAAATATTCTTTTTTTTGGAAAAAAAGATAACTTTTGGGAAATGGGATTAACAGGTCCTTGTGGCCCTTGTTCAGAGATTCATATAGATTTACGTAATGATAAAGAAAAACAAGTATTACCTGGGAAATATTTAATTAATAAAAAACATCCTGAAGTAATAGAGATTTGGAATCTTGTTTTTATAGAATTTATACGTAAATCGAATGGAACATTAGAAAAACTTTCTAAAAAACATGTAGATACAGGAATGGGACTGGAAAGATTATGTATGGTTTTACAAGGTAAAGTTTCTAGTTATGAAACTGATATTTTTTATCCTATTATTCAAGATATAAAAGATTATTTAGGAAATATTTATCATGAAAAGGATTTTGATCAAAAAGTGTCCTTACGGATTATAGCAGATCATTTAAGGGCTATTGTTTTTTCTATTTCAGATGGTCAATTACCGTCCAATAATGGAGCCGGTTATGTGATTAGAAAAATATTGAGGAGGTCTGTTGTTTGTGCAAGACGTTTTTTTAATCAAAAAGAACCTTTTATTTATAAATTTGTCAATTCTTTGGTAAGAGAAATGAAAAGTTCTTTCCCAGAATTGGAAAATAAAAAAAAATATATACAAGACATTATCAATGAAGAAGAATTATCTTTTTTAAATATTATTGAAATAGGGAGCAAAAAAGTTCAACATATAATTAATAAACATAAAGAAAAAAAAGAAAAAATTATTGATGGAAAAAAAATTTTCAAATTACACGATACTTATGGTTTTCCTATCAAATTATCTAAAATATTAGTTGAAAAAAGCAATTTATCTATTGATGAAAAATCATTTCAAAAAAAATTGTTAGAACAAAAAAAAAGATCAAAAAAAGAAAATAATTCAATGATAAAAAAAGATTGGATTAAAATCCATGATGATTTTCATGTCAACCAAAATTTCGTAGGATATAATTGTATGGAATGTGATATTTATATATTAAAATATAGAGAAGTAGAAAATAAATTAAAAAAAATTCATTATTATGAATTAGTTTTTTCTCAAACCCCTTTTTATCCTGAAGGTGGAGGTCAATTGGGTGATGTGGGTATTATAAAAAATAAATTTGAAAAAATTGATGTGTTAGATACTCAAATCGAAAATTCCATTATTATACATCATGTTAAAATATTGCCTTCAAATATTTTTTCTTCTTTTAAAGCCATCATAAATAAAAATAGAAGATCAAAAATAGAGAAAAATCATACTTCTACCCATTTATTACATTTTTCTTTAAAAAAAGTTTTAGGGGATCATATTCAACAAAAAGGATCTTATGTAGGAGACGATTATCTAAGATTTGATTTTTCTCATTATAAAAAAATAACTCATCAAGAGTTAAACAAAATAGAAAATCTTGTTCAAGAACTAATTTTTTATGATCTTTTATTGGAAATAAAAACGTTTCATTCTTTACAAGAAGCTAAAAAAAATATTTCTTTTAGTGGGATAAATGAAATATTTCAAGATAAATATAAACAAAAGGTTAGAGTTATTACTTTTGGGGAATCTTCCGAATTATGTATTGGAACACATGTTAAACGTACTGGATTAATTCATGTTTTTGAAATATTATCAGAATCTTCTATATCACATGGAATACGTAGAATTAAAGCCATAACTGATGAGAAAGCTGTTAAACATTTGAAATATATTCGTGATCAATATCAATCTTTGAAAAAGATAATGAAATGTCCAGAATCCCCCATAAAAAGTTTGTTAATTTTGAAAAAGTCTAATGAAAAATTAAAACAAGAAATATCAGAAGTAAATTTACAAAAAATAAAAATATTAAAAAAAGAATATTCTTTGAAAGCAATACAATTATCTTCTTCTATAAAATATATATGTGAAATTGATCCTCATGAAGAAAAAGAAATAAATATTATGAGAAAAGTAGTCTTAGACTTAAGACATGAGATAAATAATTTGTTTATAATTATAGGGTTTACAAAAAATAAAAAAGCGATTATTTTTATATCTATTTCTGATTTTGTAATCAAAAATAATAATGTTCATGCTCATAAGATTATATGTAATATGGCAGGTTATATACATGGAAAACATTGGGGGGACTCTTCTTTCGCTACAGCTATAGGATCTAGGAAAGAGGGGTTGAATTTAATTTTAAAAGATGCAATTGCGTATAAAGAATCATTAAAATCATAA